In the Salmo salar unplaced genomic scaffold, Ssal_v3.1, whole genome shotgun sequence genome, one interval contains:
- the LOC123735849 gene encoding B-cell receptor CD22 isoform X2 translates to MALRTAGSVLLVFLWSVTVVLGQNVWSVTYTKKSICALKGSTVELHCSYTYPSGTVTTTLWFTESGTGKEPKDLGQDPEYAGRLECHGDQKNCHTLRITDLRESDSAEYKFRLLTDQTGGKYIGSPGVTLSVTDVVLEMDPTSVSERENVTLICRTKCTLDPITAYSWYKNGQPIPNSNTSSPVYSLFSVSSEDTGRYSCAVEGHEDLPSAEETLTVTYGPRNTSVSVSPSGEIMEGSSVTLTCSSESNPPVDKYTWYKKNVTSPKASGQSYSITNIISEDRGEYYCEAENTIASNNSTALMIIIAEKQTSVLTAAVGIIVVVLGVILASCLSGFMWFRKKASKSTFDTRHTADDGQGDSSAVYVNISGMAMTPAAAQTVATFDQEQDEDVQPTVEQAAEEDPSVLYSTVNKPRTKKT, encoded by the exons ATGGCCTTGAGAACAGCAGGAAGTGTGTTGCTGGTATTTCTCTGGTCTGTGACAG TGGTACTGGGTCAGAATGTCTGGAGTGTGACTTACACCAAGAAAAGTATCTGTGCcttgaaggggtcaacagtggaGCTGCACTGCTCTTATACATATCCCAGTGGTACAGTCACAACAACCCTCTGGTTCACTGAATCTGGGACTGGTAAAGAACCTAAAGATCTAG GTCAGGACCCAGAGTATGCAGGTCGTCTGGAGTGTCATGGAGATCAGAAGAATTGTCACACACTGAGgatcacagacctgagagagagtgaCTCTGCTGAGTACAAGTTCAGATTATTAACAGATCAGACCGGAGGGAAATATATTGGcagtcctggagtcactctgtctgtcacag ATGTTGTGTTGGAGATGGATCCTACATCTGtgtcagagagggagaatgtCACACTGATATGTAGAACCAAATGTACACTGGACCCCATCACAGCCTACAGTTGGTATAAGAATGGACAGCCTATACCAAACAGCAacacctcctctcctgtctatagCCTATTCTCAGTCAGCAGTGAGGATACAGGCCGATACTCCTGTGCTGTAGAAGGCCATGAGGATCTCCCCTCTGCTGAAGAGACTCTCactgtcacat ATGGTCCAAGGAAcacctcagtgtcagtcagtccctctggtgaaataatggagggcagttcagtgactctgacctgcagcagtgaatccaacccacctgtggacaaatacacctggtacaaGAAGAATGTTACCTCACCAAAAGCATCAGGACAGAGTTACAGCATCACTAACATCATctctgaggacagaggagaataCTACTGTGAGGCTGAGAATACAATAGCATCTAATAACTCTACAGCTCTGATGATCATTATAGCAG AGAAACAAACCTCAGTTCTAACTGCTGCTGTAGGAATCATAGTGGTTGTTCTGGGTGTCATACTGGCTTCATGTCTCTCTGGCTTCATGTGGTTCAG GAAGAAGGCCTCCAAATCCACCTTTGACACAAGACACACAGCAGACGACGGACAG ggAGACTCTAGTGCAGTGTATGTCAACATCTCAGGCATGGCCATGACCCCTGCTGCAGCACAGACAGTGGCCACCTTCGACCAGGAACAGGACGAGGATGTCCA GCCCACGGTGGAACAAGCAGCTGAGGAGGACCCCTCTGTTCTCTACAGTACagtcaacaaacccagaaccaagaagacctga
- the LOC123735849 gene encoding B-cell receptor CD22 isoform X1 — translation MALRTAGSVLLVFLWSVTVVLGQNVWSVTYTKKSICALKGSTVELHCSYTYPSGTVTTTLWFTESGTGKEPKDLGQDPEYAGRLECHGDLGQDPEYAGRLECHGDQKNCHTLRITDLRESDSAEYKFRLLTDQTGGKYIGSPGVTLSVTDVVLEMDPTSVSERENVTLICRTKCTLDPITAYSWYKNGQPIPNSNTSSPVYSLFSVSSEDTGRYSCAVEGHEDLPSAEETLTVTYGPRNTSVSVSPSGEIMEGSSVTLTCSSESNPPVDKYTWYKKNVTSPKASGQSYSITNIISEDRGEYYCEAENTIASNNSTALMIIIAEKQTSVLTAAVGIIVVVLGVILASCLSGFMWFRKKASKSTFDTRHTADDGQGDSSAVYVNISGMAMTPAAAQTVATFDQEQDEDVQPTVEQAAEEDPSVLYSTVNKPRTKKT, via the exons ATGGCCTTGAGAACAGCAGGAAGTGTGTTGCTGGTATTTCTCTGGTCTGTGACAG TGGTACTGGGTCAGAATGTCTGGAGTGTGACTTACACCAAGAAAAGTATCTGTGCcttgaaggggtcaacagtggaGCTGCACTGCTCTTATACATATCCCAGTGGTACAGTCACAACAACCCTCTGGTTCACTGAATCTGGGACTGGTAAAGAACCTAAAGATCTAGGTCAGGACCCAGAGTATGCAGGTCGTCTGGAGTGTCATGGAGATCTAGGTCAGGACCCAGAGTATGCAGGTCGTCTGGAGTGTCATGGAGATCAGAAGAATTGTCACACACTGAGgatcacagacctgagagagagtgaCTCTGCTGAGTACAAGTTCAGATTATTAACAGATCAGACCGGAGGGAAATATATTGGcagtcctggagtcactctgtctgtcacag ATGTTGTGTTGGAGATGGATCCTACATCTGtgtcagagagggagaatgtCACACTGATATGTAGAACCAAATGTACACTGGACCCCATCACAGCCTACAGTTGGTATAAGAATGGACAGCCTATACCAAACAGCAacacctcctctcctgtctatagCCTATTCTCAGTCAGCAGTGAGGATACAGGCCGATACTCCTGTGCTGTAGAAGGCCATGAGGATCTCCCCTCTGCTGAAGAGACTCTCactgtcacat ATGGTCCAAGGAAcacctcagtgtcagtcagtccctctggtgaaataatggagggcagttcagtgactctgacctgcagcagtgaatccaacccacctgtggacaaatacacctggtacaaGAAGAATGTTACCTCACCAAAAGCATCAGGACAGAGTTACAGCATCACTAACATCATctctgaggacagaggagaataCTACTGTGAGGCTGAGAATACAATAGCATCTAATAACTCTACAGCTCTGATGATCATTATAGCAG AGAAACAAACCTCAGTTCTAACTGCTGCTGTAGGAATCATAGTGGTTGTTCTGGGTGTCATACTGGCTTCATGTCTCTCTGGCTTCATGTGGTTCAG GAAGAAGGCCTCCAAATCCACCTTTGACACAAGACACACAGCAGACGACGGACAG ggAGACTCTAGTGCAGTGTATGTCAACATCTCAGGCATGGCCATGACCCCTGCTGCAGCACAGACAGTGGCCACCTTCGACCAGGAACAGGACGAGGATGTCCA GCCCACGGTGGAACAAGCAGCTGAGGAGGACCCCTCTGTTCTCTACAGTACagtcaacaaacccagaaccaagaagacctga